A single region of the Streptomyces sp. AM 4-1-1 genome encodes:
- a CDS encoding ATP-binding protein, giving the protein MARSSASVSPSRRTQYLWPAVLTLAFLTFAAPVVLLAADRPLVASVYAVVALAVLALLTALRRRHRRADSEAARLLTDVRERGEELMRRDADWRRHTQQGAALMRAEVGHVVQERLPAALAGRQDPGARHGADRLDEATAGLLDRLLTEVRDAVEHREESQRLALVELASRVQTSAHRIQASVTGISDRYPGDAELLESTMRVDHAATQQARHAQSLKVLCGEWPGQQWQKPLALVDAVRAASGRIVAFTRVEVSGDPDIGIAAPVVEPLIHLMAELLANATEYSPPSTAVPVTVRTVQRGAVIEVDDGGLGLDEYRLAEAREVVSGRRLLGVGDVGEIPQTGFAVVGRFADRHGFHVDLGPSPYGGVRAVVLIPTDVLEAIAPAGTPAAHTAEPPLARRATATGPSVPEQSTGSRAPEPAPAHPNPSATSGSDVTSGVGAGAPPSDGAAPTGVTGPTDPSGAGTAPAPGQARHAARNPAPTGRLPQRRSRRDAYLPTAEPAPAASAPPVTPEEAGDWMEQFFEGGRSVPDPRPGPHQGQGGSTPPTPDSAEGQA; this is encoded by the coding sequence ATGGCCCGTTCTTCCGCGTCCGTCTCCCCCTCTCGCCGGACGCAGTACCTCTGGCCGGCGGTACTGACCCTCGCGTTCCTCACCTTCGCGGCGCCGGTGGTGCTCCTCGCGGCCGACCGTCCCCTCGTCGCCTCGGTGTACGCCGTGGTCGCCCTGGCGGTGCTCGCCCTCCTGACCGCACTGCGCCGGCGGCACAGACGCGCCGACTCCGAGGCCGCCCGTCTGCTGACGGACGTCCGGGAACGCGGCGAGGAGCTGATGCGCCGGGACGCCGACTGGCGTCGCCACACGCAACAGGGCGCCGCCCTCATGAGGGCGGAGGTCGGGCACGTCGTCCAGGAGCGGCTGCCCGCCGCGCTCGCCGGGCGGCAGGACCCGGGCGCCCGGCACGGCGCGGACCGGCTGGACGAGGCCACGGCCGGACTCCTCGACCGGCTGCTGACCGAGGTGCGCGACGCGGTCGAGCACCGCGAGGAGTCCCAGCGGCTGGCGCTGGTGGAACTGGCCAGCCGGGTGCAGACATCGGCCCACCGCATCCAGGCCAGCGTCACGGGGATCTCGGACCGGTATCCGGGAGACGCCGAACTGCTGGAGTCCACCATGCGGGTGGACCACGCGGCCACCCAGCAGGCACGGCACGCGCAGAGCCTCAAGGTGCTCTGCGGCGAATGGCCCGGACAGCAGTGGCAGAAGCCGCTGGCGCTGGTCGACGCGGTACGGGCCGCGTCGGGACGGATCGTCGCGTTCACCCGTGTCGAGGTCTCGGGCGACCCGGACATCGGGATCGCCGCGCCGGTCGTCGAGCCGCTGATCCACCTGATGGCGGAACTCCTCGCCAACGCGACCGAGTACTCCCCGCCGAGCACCGCCGTCCCGGTCACCGTGCGGACCGTGCAGCGCGGCGCCGTCATCGAGGTGGACGACGGCGGCCTGGGGCTCGACGAGTACCGGCTCGCCGAGGCCCGCGAGGTGGTCTCGGGCCGCCGTCTCCTGGGCGTCGGTGACGTCGGTGAGATCCCGCAGACCGGGTTCGCGGTCGTGGGCCGCTTCGCCGACCGGCACGGCTTCCACGTCGACCTCGGCCCGTCCCCGTACGGCGGCGTACGCGCGGTGGTGCTCATCCCGACGGACGTGCTGGAGGCCATCGCCCCGGCGGGCACGCCCGCCGCGCACACCGCCGAGCCGCCGCTCGCCCGGCGTGCGACGGCGACGGGTCCGTCCGTACCCGAACAGTCCACCGGCAGCCGGGCGCCCGAGCCCGCTCCGGCCCACCCGAACCCCTCCGCCACGAGCGGCAGTGACGTTACGTCAGGGGTGGGCGCCGGTGCTCCACCGTCCGACGGGGCCGCGCCCACCGGCGTCACCGGCCCCACGGACCCCTCCGGGGCCGGGACGGCACCCGCTCCCGGCCAGGCCCGTCACGCCGCCCGGAACCCGGCGCCGACCGGCCGCCTCCCGCAGCGGCGTTCACGGCGCGACGCGTACCTGCCGACCGCCGAACCGGCCCCCGCCGCCTCGGCGCCCCCGGTGACACCCGAGGAGGCCGGCGACTGGATGGAGCAGTTCTTCGAGGGCGGCCGTTCCGTGCCCGACCCCCGTCCCGGCCCGCACCAGGGCCAGGGCGGATCAACCCCCCCAACCCCCGATTCCGCAGAAGGACAGGCGTGA
- a CDS encoding roadblock/LC7 domain-containing protein: MSYVENPEQRGWMISEVAAVPGVRQAIVFSADGLLLVSSEGMDRDSADRLSANCSGLQSLGRSLGREFGEDGGAVNQQMVEFNGGFLFMRSADNVHLAVVTGPVVDPKLVARQMQAQVMKIGAANLSSPPRPGSVR, translated from the coding sequence ATGAGTTACGTGGAGAACCCCGAGCAGCGAGGCTGGATGATCTCGGAGGTCGCCGCGGTACCCGGTGTGCGGCAGGCGATCGTCTTCAGCGCCGACGGTCTGCTGCTGGTCAGTTCGGAGGGCATGGACCGGGACTCCGCCGACCGGCTGTCGGCGAACTGCTCGGGCCTCCAGTCCCTGGGACGCAGCCTGGGCCGGGAGTTCGGCGAGGACGGCGGCGCGGTCAACCAGCAGATGGTCGAGTTCAACGGCGGCTTCCTCTTCATGCGCAGCGCCGACAACGTCCATCTGGCGGTGGTGACAGGACCGGTGGTGGACCCGAAGCTGGTGGCCCGGCAGATGCAGGCACAGGTGATGAAGATCGGGGCGGCCAACCTCAGCAGCCCGCCGAGGCCCGGGTCCGTTCGTTGA
- a CDS encoding DUF742 domain-containing protein yields the protein MSTPEGAYEDRALRPYVISKGRSRPSRNTIGVETLLIAVDPPRDLPVSATREEIALMRMCRRLLSLVEAAAHLGLPVSLVKVLVSDLVDSGHLSARSGVPQAVLPDRQLLQEVLDGLRRLR from the coding sequence TTGAGCACCCCGGAGGGAGCGTACGAGGACCGGGCGTTACGCCCGTACGTGATCAGCAAGGGGCGCTCCCGTCCCTCTCGTAACACCATCGGTGTCGAGACACTCCTCATCGCCGTCGACCCTCCGCGTGACCTGCCCGTCTCCGCCACCAGGGAGGAGATCGCCCTGATGCGGATGTGCCGGCGGCTGCTCTCCCTGGTGGAGGCGGCCGCCCACCTCGGGCTCCCGGTGAGTCTGGTGAAGGTCCTGGTGTCCGACCTCGTCGACAGCGGTCATCTGTCGGCGCGGTCGGGCGTACCGCAGGCCGTCCTGCCCGACCGACAACTGCTTCAGGAGGTACTGGATGGTCTCCGCAGACTCCGCTGA
- a CDS encoding ATP/GTP-binding protein, with protein sequence MVSADSADRYLANTVQQAVKILVVGAFGVGKTTLVGSVSEIEPLRTEEVMTQASVGVDDLAGMSTKSTTTVAMDFGRITVNSRMVLYLFGTPGQRRFWDLWEGLAEGAIGVLVLVDTRRLEDSFDVLEQLEIRGLPFAIAVNQFPDSEYYGIEELRGALDLLPETPVVMCDARERTSSLDALISLVQYVMSSRASRVPENAS encoded by the coding sequence ATGGTCTCCGCAGACTCCGCTGACCGTTACTTGGCCAACACGGTGCAGCAGGCGGTCAAGATCCTCGTCGTGGGCGCGTTCGGCGTCGGCAAGACGACGCTGGTCGGTTCCGTCAGCGAGATCGAGCCGTTGCGGACCGAGGAGGTGATGACCCAGGCGAGCGTCGGAGTGGACGACCTGGCCGGCATGAGCACCAAGTCCACCACCACCGTGGCGATGGACTTCGGACGGATCACCGTCAACTCCCGGATGGTCCTCTACCTCTTCGGCACCCCGGGACAGCGCCGCTTCTGGGATCTGTGGGAGGGCCTGGCCGAAGGCGCGATAGGCGTGCTCGTCCTCGTGGACACCCGGCGTCTGGAGGACAGCTTCGACGTCCTGGAACAACTGGAGATCCGCGGGCTCCCGTTCGCCATCGCGGTCAACCAGTTCCCCGACAGCGAGTACTACGGCATCGAGGAGCTGCGCGGGGCCCTCGACCTGCTGCCGGAGACCCCCGTGGTGATGTGCGACGCCCGGGAGCGCACGTCGTCGCTGGACGCCCTGATCAGCCTCGTCCAATACGTGATGAGCTCCCGCGCATCGCGCGTACCGGAGAACGCCTCATGA
- a CDS encoding cytochrome P450, translating into MSHPLPPPACPAHARTTGLLPLAEAVGSADPRGTYRRLREQWGSVAKIELEPGVPAWLVMGYRELLTITRQEQVYSRDARNWRDLNDGVVSPRSGLLPMMAWRANVIGADGPEHRRLRQPLDDGVARIDQRRTRRQVETMCAKLIEEFSARGSADLVNEYATIVPMLSIASLFGLDSGEGHELLQALIALFGSADDSQLGNRNFEEILADTLRARRAEPRDDLTTALLGHPNLRDEAEHLQSMVVMISAGNETVTAWISHTLRLMLTDPRFAARMHGGRLGVDDALDEALWRDPPMNNMPARYALRDTELGGQHIRRGDVLILGIAAANDDPAVRSETGEVEPGNRAHLAFSSGAHVCPAQVPARLITRTAVNTVLNLLPDMRLAVPAENVTWRPSPWTRVPVSLPVEFSARYTTAIGPDRKTPH; encoded by the coding sequence ATGAGCCACCCCCTTCCGCCGCCCGCCTGCCCCGCGCACGCCCGCACCACCGGCCTCCTCCCGCTCGCCGAGGCGGTCGGCTCCGCCGACCCTCGCGGCACGTACCGCCGGCTGCGCGAGCAGTGGGGGAGCGTCGCCAAGATCGAGCTGGAACCGGGCGTGCCCGCCTGGCTCGTCATGGGCTACCGCGAACTGCTGACCATCACCCGCCAGGAACAGGTCTACTCGCGGGACGCCCGCAACTGGCGCGACCTCAACGACGGAGTGGTCTCCCCCCGGTCGGGGCTCCTGCCGATGATGGCCTGGCGGGCCAACGTCATCGGCGCCGACGGCCCCGAGCACCGCAGACTGCGGCAGCCCCTCGACGACGGCGTCGCCCGGATCGACCAGCGCAGGACCCGACGCCAGGTCGAGACGATGTGCGCCAAGCTGATCGAGGAGTTCTCCGCCCGGGGCAGCGCCGATCTGGTCAACGAGTACGCCACGATCGTCCCGATGCTCTCCATCGCCTCGCTGTTCGGTCTGGACAGCGGCGAGGGGCACGAACTGCTCCAGGCGCTCATCGCGCTCTTCGGCAGCGCCGACGACTCCCAGCTCGGCAACCGCAACTTCGAGGAGATCCTGGCCGACACCCTGCGGGCCCGGCGCGCCGAACCACGGGACGACCTGACGACCGCCCTGCTCGGGCACCCCAATCTGCGCGACGAGGCCGAGCACCTCCAGTCGATGGTGGTGATGATCTCCGCAGGCAACGAGACCGTCACCGCCTGGATCTCCCACACCCTGCGGCTGATGCTCACGGACCCCCGCTTCGCGGCCCGGATGCACGGTGGCCGGCTCGGCGTCGACGACGCGCTCGACGAGGCGTTGTGGCGCGATCCCCCGATGAACAACATGCCGGCCCGGTACGCGCTGCGCGACACCGAGCTGGGCGGCCAGCACATCCGGCGCGGTGACGTCCTCATCCTGGGCATCGCGGCGGCCAACGACGATCCCGCCGTCCGCTCGGAGACCGGCGAGGTGGAACCGGGCAACCGGGCCCATCTGGCCTTCTCGTCCGGCGCCCACGTCTGCCCCGCCCAGGTGCCCGCCCGGCTGATCACCCGTACGGCGGTCAACACCGTCCTGAACCTGCTCCCCGACATGCGGCTCGCCGTCCCGGCGGAGAACGTGACCTGGCGCCCCTCACCCTGGACCCGGGTGCCCGTCTCGCTGCCCGTGGAGTTCTCCGCCAGGTACACGACAGCCATCGGTCCCGACCGGAAGACTCCCCACTGA